A portion of the Vulpes vulpes isolate BD-2025 chromosome 5, VulVul3, whole genome shotgun sequence genome contains these proteins:
- the MPZ gene encoding LOW QUALITY PROTEIN: myelin protein P0 (The sequence of the model RefSeq protein was modified relative to this genomic sequence to represent the inferred CDS: substituted 1 base at 1 genomic stop codon): protein MAPGAPSSSSSPVLAVLLFSSLVLPPAQAIVVYTDREVHGAVGSRVTLHCSFWSSEWVSDDLSFTWRYQPEGGRDAISIFHYAKGQPYIDEVGTFKERIQWVGDPRWKDGSIVIHNLDYSDNGTFTCDVKNPPDIVGKTSQVTLYVFEKVPTRYGVVLGAVIGGVIGVVLLLLLLFYLIRYCWLRRQAALQRRLSAMEKGKLHKAGKDTSKRGRQTPVLYAMLDHSRSTKAASEKKSKGLGESRKDKKXRLAGRAGGRGPGAEPSKGSQVVVIEMELRKDEQSSELRPAVKSPSRTSLKNALKNMMGLDSDK from the exons ATGGCTCCTGGGGCTCCCTCGTCCAGCTCCAGTCCTGTCCTGGCTGTGCTGCTCTTCTCTTCTTTGG TGCTGCCCCCCGCCCAGGCCATCGTGGTTTACACAGACAGGGAGGTCCATGGCGCCGTGGGCTCCCGGGTGACCCTGCACTGCTCCTTCTGGTCCAGTGAGTGGGTCTCGGATGACCTCTCCTTTACCTGGCGCTACCAGCCCGAAGGCGGCCGCGACGCCATCTCG ATCTTCCACTATGCCAAGGGACAACCCTACATTGACGAAGTGGGGACCTTCAAAGAGCGCATCCAGTGGGTAGGGGACCCTCGCTGGAAGGATGGCTCTATTGTCATACACAACCTGGACTACAGTGACAACGGCACTTTCACCTGCGATGTCAAAAACCCACCAGACATAGTGGGCAAGACTTCTCAGGTCACACTCTACGTCTTTGAGAAAG TGCCAACTAGGTATGGGGTGGTACTGGGAGCCGTGATCGGGGGTGTCATCGGGGTGGTGctcctgctgctgttgctgttcTATCTGATTCGGTACTGCTGGCTGCGCAGACAGGCAGCCCTGCAGAGGAGGCTCAG TGCCATGGAGAAGGGGAAATTGCACAAGGCCGGCAAGGACACGTCCAAGCGCGGCCGCCAG ACGCCAGTGCTGTATGCCATGCTGGATCACAGCAGAAGCACCAAGGCTGCCAGCGAAAAGAAGTCCAAGGGGCTGGGGGAGTCTCGCAAGGATAAGAAATAGCGGTtagcgggccgggcggggggtcGGGGGCCAGGGGCAGAGCCCAGCAAGGGTTCCCAGGTGGTGGTCATTGAGATGGAGCTACGAAAGGACGAGCAGAGCTCGGAACTCCGGCCTGCGGTCAAGTCCCCCAGCAGAACCAGCCTCAAGAACGCTCTCAAGAACATGATGGGTCTGGACTCAGACAAGTGA